One region of Pyramidobacter sp. YE332 genomic DNA includes:
- the thiD gene encoding bifunctional hydroxymethylpyrimidine kinase/phosphomethylpyrimidine kinase: protein MIYKVLTIAGSDCSGGAGIQADLKTMAAHKVYGMSAITALTAQNTTGVFGVLEASPEFVAQQIDCVFDDIRPDAVKIGMVSSAAIISTIAARLKAFGARNVVVDPVMVATSGSRLLDEDATGALRGELLPLGTVITPNIPEAEALCGFAIADHGDMERAARRLAAGLGGAVLIKGGHLTDCADDLLLSEGRLVWLNSPRLDNPNTHGTGCTLSSAIACHLAMGRSVEESVRRAKAYVTDALRAGLDLGRGSGPLDHAWAVREAD from the coding sequence ATGATATACAAAGTCCTCACGATCGCCGGTTCCGACTGCTCGGGCGGCGCCGGCATCCAGGCCGACCTCAAGACCATGGCGGCCCACAAGGTGTACGGTATGAGCGCGATCACGGCGCTGACCGCCCAGAACACCACCGGCGTCTTCGGCGTGCTCGAAGCTTCGCCGGAATTCGTGGCGCAGCAGATCGACTGCGTCTTCGACGACATCCGCCCCGACGCCGTGAAAATCGGCATGGTGTCCAGCGCCGCCATCATCTCGACCATCGCCGCCCGGCTCAAGGCTTTCGGCGCGCGCAACGTCGTCGTCGACCCCGTCATGGTCGCCACCAGCGGCTCGCGCCTGCTCGACGAAGACGCGACCGGCGCGCTGCGCGGCGAACTGCTGCCATTGGGGACGGTGATCACGCCCAACATCCCCGAGGCGGAAGCACTCTGCGGCTTCGCCATCGCCGATCACGGCGACATGGAACGGGCGGCGCGGCGCCTCGCCGCCGGCCTGGGCGGCGCCGTGCTGATCAAGGGCGGCCATCTGACCGACTGCGCCGACGACCTGCTCCTCAGCGAAGGACGTCTCGTCTGGCTGAATTCGCCGCGCCTGGACAACCCCAACACTCACGGCACGGGCTGCACGCTCTCGTCGGCCATCGCCTGCCATCTCGCTATGGGGCGCAGCGTCGAAGAAAGCGTGCGCCGCGCCAAAGCCTACGTCACCGACGCGCTGCGGGCCGGACTGGATCTCGGGCGCGGCTCGGGGCCGCTCGACCACGCCTGGGCCGTCAGAGAAGCGGACTGA
- the thiE gene encoding thiamine phosphate synthase yields the protein MNCSRESLRLYAVTDRRWLGTKTLAQAVEEALRGGATMVQLREKDLPDGLFLAEALAIGSVVKRYNAPLIVNDRVEIALACGADGVHLGQDDADPRAARLRLGPRKIIGVSAHNVAEAVAAERGGADYLGSGALFPTDTKAATAALSLDELKRIAAAVSIPVVGIGGITADNLPRLKGTGLCGAAVVSALFAAPDVEASARRLRRLADEIFGA from the coding sequence ATGAACTGCTCAAGAGAATCGCTGCGCCTCTACGCCGTCACCGACCGCCGCTGGCTGGGGACGAAGACGCTGGCACAGGCCGTGGAAGAGGCGCTGCGCGGCGGCGCCACGATGGTGCAGCTGCGCGAGAAGGACCTGCCCGACGGCCTTTTTCTGGCCGAAGCGCTGGCGATCGGATCCGTCGTGAAAAGATACAACGCGCCGCTGATCGTCAACGACCGCGTCGAGATCGCGCTGGCCTGCGGCGCCGACGGCGTCCACCTCGGACAGGACGACGCGGATCCGCGCGCGGCGCGCCTGCGGCTCGGGCCGCGCAAAATCATCGGCGTCTCGGCTCACAACGTCGCGGAAGCCGTCGCGGCCGAACGGGGCGGCGCCGACTACCTCGGCTCGGGGGCGCTGTTTCCGACCGATACCAAGGCCGCCACTGCCGCGCTTTCGCTCGACGAGCTGAAACGCATCGCCGCCGCCGTCTCCATTCCCGTCGTGGGCATCGGCGGCATCACGGCGGACAATCTGCCGCGGCTGAAAGGCACGGGGCTGTGCGGCGCGGCCGTCGTCTCGGCGCTCTTCGCCGCCCCCGACGTCGAAGCGTCGGCGCGTCGCCTGCGCCGCCTCGCCGACGAAATCTTCGGCGCCTGA